In Ascaphus truei isolate aAscTru1 chromosome 5, aAscTru1.hap1, whole genome shotgun sequence, one genomic interval encodes:
- the LOC142494598 gene encoding uncharacterized protein LOC142494598 — translation MVTGTSLIIVALVAGIGLFYYIYTKQEQKFMTVQEELFNKTRKMKPEDPEDVWVPARPKGVGKMDQMESEEEDEREGRKEEEKRKYKKRKKMKEKVEEAEEEESEEEEEETKKKEKKMKKKERTVEEVEEKEEKKEKKEKKEKKEKKLKKKERTVEEVEEKEEKRKKKEKREKKEKKEKKLKKKERTVGEVEEKKEKREKKEKKMKKKEKTVEEVEEKREKKEKKLKKKERTVEEVEEKREKREKKEKKETKEKKQKKKERTVEEKEEKKEKKEKKEKKEEKGKKAKKGKKRKKGKTKKKGKTKKKGKTKKKGKKKKKGKKKKKGEKDKKEKKKKKTQKDKKKKVKKDQKLKKKREKMKKEKTFKKVKKVQKRGKKPKQKITMKKLEKANKIRKLL, via the exons ATGGTAACTGGAACCAGTCTAATAATCGTGGCGCTGGTTGCCGGAATTGGATTATTTTATTACATCTA CACGAAACAAGAGCAGAAATTTATGACCGTTCAGGAGGAGTtgtttaataaaacaagaaagatGAAACCGGAGGATCCCGAGGATGTCTGGGTCCCGGCCCGGCCAAAAG GAGTCGGGAAAATGGATCAAATGGAAAGTGAGGAAGAGGATGAAAGAGAGGGGCGAAAGGAAGAAGAAAAGAggaaatataaaaaaagaaagaaaatgaaaGAGAAAGTTGAAGAAGCAGAGGAAGAAGAaagtgaagaggaggaggaagaaaccaaaaaaaaggagaaaaaaatgaagaaaaaagagagaacagtTGAAGAGGTGGAAGAGAAAgaggagaaaaaagagaaaaaggagaaaaaagagaaaaaggagaaaaaactgaagaaaaaagagagaacagtTGAAGAGgtggaagagaaagaagagaaaaggaagaaaaaagagaaaagggagaaaaaagagaaaaaggagaaaaaactgaagaaaaaagagagaacagttggagaggtggaagagaaaaaggagaaaagggagaaaaaggagaaaaaaatgaagaaaaaagagaaaacagttgAAGAGGTGGAAGAGAAAagggagaaaaaggagaaaaaactgaagaaaaaagagagaacagtTGAAGAGGTGGAAGAGAAAAgggagaaaagggaaaaaaaggagaaaaaagagacaaaggagaaaaaacagaagaaaaaagagagaacggtggaagagaaagaggagaaaaaagagaaaaaagagaaaaaggagaaaaaagaggaaaaagggaaaaaagcgaaaaaggggaaaaagaggaaaAAGGGGAAAACGAAGAAAAAGGGGAAAACGAAGAAAAAGGGGAAAACgaagaaaaaagggaaaaagaagaaaaaggggaaaaagaagaaaaagggggaaaaggataaaaaggagaaaaagaagaaaaaaactcagaaagataaaaagaagAAAGTCAAAAAAGATCAAAAGctgaagaaaaagagagaaaaaatgaAAAAGGAGAAAACATTTAAAAAGGTGAAGAAGGTTCAGAAACGGGGGAAAAAACCGAAACAGAAAATTACAATGAAGAAGCTGGAAAAAGCCAACAAAATAAGAAAATTACTGTAG